A single genomic interval of Vulpes vulpes isolate BD-2025 chromosome 3, VulVul3, whole genome shotgun sequence harbors:
- the FAM234A gene encoding protein FAM234A: protein MTMDSKDLEAEIHPLRNEDKRLPETPGNPGHADEKLKSSPRQPRLSRCRTIVFFLSLFVCLFVVFVVSFIIPCPERPVSQGMWRIDYSTAVTYDFLATEDINRDRIQDVLFLYKNANGSNNFNLSCTDEGFSSPCTFVAAVSGASGSVLWERPAAQDGALVRCSVPQTQGSRTSSACILVGRPSSFVAVDLFTGETLWSQPHGFERNTSDLSSLLQLPDVDADGAPDLLLLTQEDKEVSGYLYSGSTGRQIGHRGSLGVGGTAGSLLHVTRAGAHYILFPCPSSLCGCSVKGLHEAVTGGASPLRRDLLWERMLNATPHGPLGRSPGALRHLTHVPGKVGKDLLLVTSEACVLLDGQDLTPQWTFRTAQVFRKPILGHYKPDTPAVVIENGTGTDRQILLLDLGSGAVLWSQALPGLPGDPQSASLPTADHRSAFFFWGLHELSELSGTNQTRPQDAQHSLYMFHPTLPGILLELANISANIVAFQAVLFEPSRHAACVLLMGPAGPDTPGTVSVAKHKVQDLVPGSRVVRLAEGGPDSDQAVRDRFSRLRYRSEA, encoded by the exons ATGACGATGGACAGCAAGGACCTAGAAGCCGAAATCCACCCCCTGAGGAATGAAGACAAGAGGCTGCCTGAGACCCCGGGAAACCCGGGCCATGCAGACGAGAAGCTGAAAAGCTCACCACGGCAGCCCCGCCTCTCTCGGTGCCGCACCATCgtgttttttctttcactgtttgTCTGCCTGTTCGTAGTGTTCGTGGTTTCGTTCATCATCCCGTGCCCGGAACGGCCCGTGTCGCAGGGGATGTGGCGGATAGACTACAGCACGGCAG TCACCTATGACTTCCTGGCTACAGAAGACATCAACAGGGACAGGATCCAGGatgttctctttctttataaaaatgccAACGGCAGCAACAACTTCAACCTATCCTGCACCGACGAAG GCTTTTCCTCCCCCTGCACCTTTGTGGCTGCCGTGTCGGGGGCCAGTGGCAGCGTGCTCTGGGAGAGGCCCGCGGCCCAGGACGGCGCCCTCGTGCGGTGCTCCGTCCCACAGACACAGGGCAGCAGGACGTCCTCCGCCTGCATCCTCGTGGGCAGACCCAGCTCCTTCGTTGCCGTGGACTTGTTCACAG GGGAGACCCTGTGGAGCCAGCCCCATGGCTTTGAGAGGAACACCTCCGACCTGAGCTCGTTACTCCAACTGCCCGATGTCGATGCCGACGGGGCCCCAGACCTGCTGCTTCTCACCCAGGAGGACAAGGAG GTCAGCGGCTACCTCTACTCCGGCAGCACCGGACGCCAGATCGGCCACCGCGGCAGCCTTGGCGTGGGCGGGACCGCTGGCTCCCTCCTGCACGTCACCAGAGCGGGCGCTCACTACATCCTCTTCCCTTGCC CAAGCTCCCTGTGCGGCTGCTCCGTGAAGGGCCTGCACGAGGCAGTGACCGGGGGAGCGAGCCCCCTGCGCAGAGACCTGCTGTGGGAGCGCATGCTCAACGCCACCCCCCACGGGCCGCTTGGGCGCAG CCCGGGAGCCCTCCGCCACCTGACGCACGTGCCGGGGAAGGTGGGCAAGGACCTCCTCCTCGTGACTTCGGAGGCCTGTGTGCTGCTCGACGGCCAAGACCTGACACCCCAGTGGACCTTCCGCACTGCCCAGGTCTTCAG AAAACCCATTCTCGGCCACTACAAACCTGACACCCCTGCCGTGGTCATCGAAAACGGAACCGGCACCGACAGACAG atcCTGCTCCTGGACCTGGGCAGCGGGGCCGTCCTGTGGAGCCAGGCCCTCCCGGGCCTCCCTGGGGACCCGCAGTCTGCCAGCCTGCCAACCGCAGACCACCGCTCGGCCTTCTTCTTCTGGGGCCTCCACGAGCTCTCCGAGCTCTCCGGCACCAACCAGACG AGGCCCCAGGACGCGCAGCACAGCCTGTACATGTTCCACCCCACGCTGCCGGGCATCCTGCTGGAGCTGGCCAACATCTCCGCCAACATTGTCGCCTTCCAAG CGGTCCTGTTTGAGCCGAGCCGCCACGCTGCCTGCGTCCTCCTGATGGGCCCGGCTGGCCCTGACACACCTGGTACAGTCTCCGTGGCCAAGCACAAGGTGCAGGACCTTGTCCCAGGCAGTAGGGTGGTTCGCCTGGCGGAGGGCGGGCCTGACAGTGACCAGGCTGTCCGGGACCGGTTCTCCCGCCTGCGGTACCGGAGTGAGGCATAG